A window of the Littorina saxatilis isolate snail1 unplaced genomic scaffold, US_GU_Lsax_2.0 scaffold_688, whole genome shotgun sequence genome harbors these coding sequences:
- the LOC138956797 gene encoding uncharacterized protein produces MVRTKPSTTRGAPKSTKKRTDQVKSQWKAKKSAQSASVLTDVTEFVPVLGSSASATFSASIPSTENILGTKTRSEFKKESYERFVSGGVDTKSSAATETLVKTQRGVVDFAEVDSMVASLCCPQCKNKCLSLCTDSRPTSGLAVFAQVNCSSCEEPVYEQYLATKFKSKTKVFDMNRQAVYSSLACGLGATTFRNFCENMDLAGLHHKTFHTHASQLFTQLEGFRKHVFSETVAYVREVHARYCGTTLGVDDTLNIIVSYDGTWLTRGHSSHIGVGCAVDLLTGLCVDAHVMCTYCQVCESTGQKLFQEKPEEYAAWLVDHLDKCEVNYKGSSGMMEVEAARVIWRRSVNTNKLRYTTLLSDGDSKTFTELNDIKPYGEDIHIDKEECVNHVSKRLGTALRNMVTDCRKRGVTLGGRGRGQLTGNAIRKLQIYYNRAIRSNKDVCSMKKAIMASLYHCFSTDENPQHELCPAGESSWCFFQEALAKHQVPGPHKHLIHTPLNEEKLAAHLLPIYERLSEEHLLSRCVSGKTQNANECLHSLIWSRCAKDHFASRSRVEFAVLTAIREFNFGPAAAADSAQFFGFQTGHHMKRLGAARMHKRVRNSLKAVRDKQSKRRDKVRAAKSKRLEELVQLEGGPAYAAGMF; encoded by the exons atggttcgcaccaagccatcaacaaccagAGGAGCCCCAAAATCTACGAAAAAGAGGACAGATCAAGTGAAGAGTCAATGGAAGGCGAAGAAATCAGCGCAATCAGCTTCTGTGCTGACTGACGTGACAGAATTTGTGCCGGTTTTGGggtcgtctgctagtgctacaTTTTCCGCGTCGATTCCTTCAACTGAAAACATTCTCGGCACGAAGACAAGAAGTGAGTTCAAAAAAGAATCGTATGAGAGGTTTGTTTCCGGTGGAGTTGACACTAAGTCATCTGCTGCTACTGAAACCCTGGTAAAAACCCAGAGGGGTGTTGTAGACTTTGCCGAAGTAGACAGTATGGTTGCAAGTTTGTGCTGTCCACAGTGCAAAAACAAGTGCTTGTCTCTTTGCACAGACTCCAGACCAACAAGTGGCTTGGCAGTATTTGCCCAGGTGAACTGTTCTTCGTGCGAAGAGCCTGTGTATGAACAGTATCTGGCGACAAAATTTAAATCCAAGACAAAAGTGTTCGACATGAACAGACAGGCAGTGTATTCCTCGCTTGCTTGTGGACTGGGAGCCACCACATTCAgaaatttctgtgaaaacatggATTTAGCTGGACTTCACCACAAGACCTTTCATACTCATGCCAGCCAACTATTCACACAACTAGAGGGATTCCGGAAGCATGTGTTCAGTGAGACTGTTGCATATGTTCGAGAAGTTCATGCAAGATACTGTGGCACTACTCTTGGTGTCGATGACACCCTGAACATTATTGTGAGCTATGATGGCACCTGGCTTACTCGTGGACACTCTTCGCACATTGGAGTTGGGTGTGCTGTGGACTTACTTACTGGACTCTGTGTTGATGCCCATGTCATGTGTACCTACTGCCAGGTGTGCGAGTCTACGGGGCAGAAGCTGTTTCAGGAAAAACCAGAGGAGTATGCGGCCTGGCTCGTGGACCACTTGGACAAGTGTGAGGTGAACTATAAAG gCTCATCAGGGATGATGGAGGTGGAAGCAGCCCGTGTCATATGGCGTCGATCGGTGAACACCAACAAGCTTCGCTACACAACACTTCTGTCGGACGGTGACTCCAAGACTTTTACAGAGCTCAACGACATCAAGCCCTATGGTGAGGATATTCACATTGACAAGGAAGAGTGTGTGAACCATGTGAGTAAACGACTTGGTACAGCTCTTCGCAACATGGTGACAGACTGCCGAAAGCGAGGGGTGACTCTTGGTGGACGTGGAAGGGGTCAGCTGACAGGCAATGCCATACGCAAGCTACAGATTTACTACAACCGGGCAATTCGTAGCAACAAGGATGTGTGTAGCATGAAAAAAGCAATCATGGCATCACTGTACCATTGTTTTTCCACTGACGAAAATCCACAACATGAACTTTGTCCTGCTGGAGAGAGCTCGTGGTGTTTCTTTCAGGAAGCGCTGGCGAAGCACCAAGTTCCAGGTCCACACAAACACCTCATCCACACACCCCTCAATGAGGAGAAGTTAGCTGCACACCTGTTGCCCATTTATGAGAGACTTTCTGAAGAACACCTACTCAGCAGATGTGTTTCTGgcaagacacaaaatgccaatGAGTGTCTCCACAGCCTCATTTGGTCAAGATGTGCTAAGGACCACTTTGCTTCCCGCAGTCGTGTTGAGTTTGCAGTCTTGACTGCTATTAGAGAGTTCAACTTTggacctgctgctgctgccgactCTGCCCAGTTCTTCGGATTCCAGACTGGACATCACATGAAGAGGCTTGGAGCAGCCAGGATGCACAAGAGGGTGCGGAACAGTCTGAAGGCTGTGAGAGACAAGCAAAGTAAAAGGAGAGACAAAGTGCGGGCAGCCAAGTCAAAGAGACTGGAAGAACTTGTTCAGCTGGAAGGTGGCCCTGCATATGCAGCAGGCATGTTCTAA
- the LOC138956796 gene encoding uncharacterized protein: protein MTSSSTLTWPGHSEGPDLVLKNVQREDNGTQFTCQMENDGVKTTTQYTLLVAHGPSVENMQIELNHTVNMMDGSQQFELTCVITDVYPTPVCTWNDVTCDNGGQGNPSLARPGIRPHPALLQTGDVLTCDVVGGNPLVDSVHFACTDPQLDDQPDVINGTFVSSSVTVNAAHATEKNMKCFCHATWKPRPEYYRLSTTAIFNVEHKTVIKTLKLNNTYTEVTVDGTNHTSLSLVCEAFGRPPPAVISFTYPAGDIHPTNASVSQTTNWTSEAAVTLSDIQCRDMGTYSCTAHNGLGHPDTRSIKLNVRCPPTQTFNETMNMTINGIVFMLEAYPVPDDFTFTHLGIDTSNKGTGVSSDNFYSTCQQDRVKAYMLYCVIRPVNVPKRLLGMYCVGVSNGIGSVQVAFQIRIEVVEGRTHMVWTVVGVTAAVVVVVLFTIIIVLARRYQARGTPQARREGIAGSHEKVELNPIRRQRQQSDKSHQDSDDNIPQPQLPPAGIPIFDARSRPMSEEENHYTRISDSSSLSYEHAYDVTQRRGSRDEHFYT, encoded by the exons ATGACATCATCATCGACTCTGACCTGGCCTGGTCATTCTGAGGGCCCGGACCTTGTCCTGAAGAACGTTCAACGTGAGGACAACGGCACACAGTTCACCTGTCAGATGGAGAATGAtggtgtaaaaacaacaactcaaTACACTCTGCTTGTGGCAC ACGGACCTTCAGTAGAAAATATGCAGATCGAACTGAACCACACAGTAAACATGATGGATGGATCCCAGCAGTTCGAACTAACTTGTGTCATCACTGATGTCTATCCCACGCCAGTCTGCACCTGGAATGACGTCACTTGTGACAATGGCGGACAGGGCA aCCCTTCCCTTGCACGACCTGGCATACGTCCACACCCTGCTTTACTCCAGACGGGAGATGTTTTGACATGTGACGTCGTTGGTGGCAATCCCCTTGTGGACAGTGTCCACTTTGCCTGTACTGACCCTCAGCTAGATGACCAGCCTGACGTCATCAATGGGACTTTTGTGTCCAGTTCAGTCACTGTCAACGCTGCCCACGCCACAGAGAAAAACATGAAGTGTTTCTGTCATGCTACCTGGAAGCCCAGGCCTGAATATTACCGGCTTTCTACAACAGCTATCTTCAACGTTGAAC ATAAAACTGTTATTAAGACCTTGAAGCTGAACAACACATACACGGAAGTAACAGTCGACGGAACCAATCACACATCACTCTCACTGGTGTGTGAAGCATTCGGTCGACCTCCCCCTGCAGTGATCAGTTTTACATACCCTGCTGGGGACATACACCCCACCAATGCTAGTGTCAGTCAAACAACCAACTGGACCAGCGAGGCCGCTGTGACACTGTCAGACATCCAGTGCCGAGACATGGGGACCTACAGCTGTACAGCACACAACGGGCTGGGTCACCCTGACACCAGGAGCATCAAACTGAATGTCAGAT gcccacccacacaaaccttCAACGAAACGATGAACATGACAATAAATGGAATAGTCTTCATGCTGGAAGCCTACCCTGTACCTGATGATTTTACCTTCACCCACCTGGGTATTGACACCAGTAACAAGGGGACCGGTGTGTCATCAGACAACTTCTATTCCACTTGTCAACAAGATCGAGTGAAAGCATACATGTTGTACTGCGTCATCAGACCTGTGAATGTTCCAAAGAGATTGCTTGGAATGTACTGTGTTGGTGTGTCCAATGGGATTGGAAGCGTTCAGGTGGCGTTCCAGATTCGTATAGAAG TTGTGGAAGGAAGAACTCACATGGTGTGGACAGTAGTCGGAGTGACAGCTGCCGTTGTCGTTGTCGTGTTGTTCACTATCATCATTGTTCTTGCAAGAAGAT ACCAAGCACGTGGGACGCCTCAGGCACGGAGGGAGGGTATCGCAGGATCTCACGAGAAAGTTGAACTCAACCCCATcagacgacaacgacaacagtCAGACAAATCGCACCAAGACTCTGATGACAACATCCCACAGCCTCAACTGCCGCCCGCGGGTATTCCCATATTTGATGCCAGAAGTCGTCCGATGTCTGAAGAAGAAAACCACTACACGCGTATCTCTGATAGCAGCAGTCTGTCCTATGAGCATGCTTATGATGTGACCCAGCGTCGAGGTAGCCGGGATGAACACTTCTACACATAA